Within the Solidesulfovibrio fructosivorans JJ] genome, the region AGACTATATTCTATGCCTGTAAAAACCGTACTGATCACCGGCGTCAATGGTTTCATCGGCAGCCACATGGCCAGACGGCTCGGCCGGGACTACCAGGTGGTAGGGCTCGGCGCCAGTTCCGTGGATACCCGGGGGCTTTGTCAGCATTATGTTCAGATGATGCTTCCCCATCCGGATTTCATCCAGGTTCTCGCCCAATATCAACCCGAGTGCTGCCTGCATTTCGCGGGTTCTGCCTCGGTGGGAACCTCGTTTGCGCATCCAGGAGTCGATTTTCAGTCCGGGCCGGCCGCAGTGTTCCAGATTCTCGATGCCTTGCGCCAAAACCAGGGCAACGGCAAGCCGTGTCTCTTTCTTTTCCCATCAAGCGCCGCTGTCTACGGCAACCCCACCAAGCTTCCTGTCGCGGAATCCGACCCGATTAACCCGATTTCTCCCTATGGTTACCACAAAAGCATGAGCGAAAAACTCATTGAGGAATTTCATACCATCTACGAAGTTCCTTATCTCGTCCTGCGTATCTTTTCCTGCTACGGACCAGGACTGCGGAAACAATTGCTGTGGGACTTGTGCCGCAAAATAGATTCTGGAACAGTGGAGCTTTACGGAACGGGCGAAGAAACTAGAGATTATATCCACGTAAAAGACTTGGCTGAACTTGTAGCGGTCATCTTGCGTAAAGACATTCGCAATACAGTCCTTAACGTGGGCAATGGCCGGGAGGTGAGTACCAGGACCGTGGCCGACAGCATGTTACGCGCCATGGGACGTGAAGACCTGCGCCCCGTCTTCAGAGGGCAGGGCAAAACAGGTGACCCCTTACGGTGGTGCTGTGATTGCACAAAATTACATAATCTTGCACATATAAAAAGTGAGTATGCTGATATTGACACTGGAATCGCACAGTATGCGCAATGGTATAAGAAAGAATCATCGCGTGCATAGCGTATTGAATTATCCCATCAAATATTTTTGAAATAGCTTCTAGTCTCCAGGAGTTTTTTATATGGCGGATACGGTCCTCCCCCAGTACGGTCTTACCGTGCATCCCTCGGCGCGTGTTTCTCAAAACAGCATTCTTTTGCGCGAGGCCTGCTGCGTGACTATCGGTGCGAACAGCCTCATTGAGGGCAGGCTTGTATTCGAACGCGCCGGCGGCCGGATTGCCATTGGTG harbors:
- a CDS encoding NAD-dependent epimerase/dehydratase family protein; amino-acid sequence: MPVKTVLITGVNGFIGSHMARRLGRDYQVVGLGASSVDTRGLCQHYVQMMLPHPDFIQVLAQYQPECCLHFAGSASVGTSFAHPGVDFQSGPAAVFQILDALRQNQGNGKPCLFLFPSSAAVYGNPTKLPVAESDPINPISPYGYHKSMSEKLIEEFHTIYEVPYLVLRIFSCYGPGLRKQLLWDLCRKIDSGTVELYGTGEETRDYIHVKDLAELVAVILRKDIRNTVLNVGNGREVSTRTVADSMLRAMGREDLRPVFRGQGKTGDPLRWCCDCTKLHNLAHIKSEYADIDTGIAQYAQWYKKESSRA